AAGAATATATTGATAAAGAAACTGTTCAAAAATTAAAAGAACAGGTTGATAAAGTTGAACAAGATATTAAAAAACCTGATATAAAACAAGAACCTAAAAAAGAGATACAAAAACAAGTTACTGTAAAAGATAAACCCAAAGCAGTATTAACACAGAAACCAAAATTAGCAATTGTAATAGATGATGTAACAACATCTTATCAATTAAAGTTAATTAATAAAATAGGATATACAGTTACTCCATCATTTATGCCTCCAACAAAAAGACATCCTGACTCTGCAAAAATTGCCCAAAATTTAGAGTTTTATATGATACATTTCCCACTTCAAGCAACATCATTTAATAATGAAGAAGCCCATACACTTCATATTGGTGATAGCTATGAAAAAATAGAAAAAAGAGTTGCCCAAATTAGACAATGGTATCCAAATGCAAAATATACAAATAATCATACAGGAAGTAAATTTACTGAAAATAAAGAATCTATGGATAGACTTTTTAAAGCTTTAGTAAAATATGATTTTATATTTATGGATAGTAGAACTACAGGTAAGACTGTTGGAAAACAAATGGCAGAAAAATATAATATGCCATATATTGTTAGAAATGTTTTCTTAGATAATGAACAGGACTTTAACTATATTCAAAACCAATTAAAAAAAGCAATAAGAATTGCAAAGAAAAATGGTTTTGCAATAGCAATTTGCCATCCACATTCAATTACATTAAAAACATTAAGAGAATCAAAACATCTATTAAATGATTTAGAAATGGTATATCTAAATCAATTACCTTTTTTAAATAAATAATACAAATTTTTATTTTAATTTATTTTAAGTATAATCTAAAAAATTATATTAAAAAAGATTATTATGACTAAAGAACTTTCAAATACTATAACTGAACTATCTAATATGAAA
The sequence above is drawn from the Arcobacter arenosus genome and encodes:
- a CDS encoding divergent polysaccharide deacetylase family protein produces the protein MTKRKNRKRKSSKKHIKTPSNTKLINILLVLIILLILLIGFILFNLDTKRLKEVNSTAKQVSNKVEKTVKKEIDNLTKKTNTELDKYIDEIKIKKDKFEEYTDHFYEEYIDKETVQKLKEQVDKVEQDIKKPDIKQEPKKEIQKQVTVKDKPKAVLTQKPKLAIVIDDVTTSYQLKLINKIGYTVTPSFMPPTKRHPDSAKIAQNLEFYMIHFPLQATSFNNEEAHTLHIGDSYEKIEKRVAQIRQWYPNAKYTNNHTGSKFTENKESMDRLFKALVKYDFIFMDSRTTGKTVGKQMAEKYNMPYIVRNVFLDNEQDFNYIQNQLKKAIRIAKKNGFAIAICHPHSITLKTLRESKHLLNDLEMVYLNQLPFLNK